In Oryza sativa Japonica Group chromosome 11, ASM3414082v1, the following are encoded in one genomic region:
- the LOC4350635 gene encoding bisdemethoxycurcumin synthase-like: MATPTAASRRPAVTSPCGGGGDGHGHRHAAVLAIGTANPASWVTQEEYVDWYFRVTNSEHLADLKAKMKRICDKSGIKKRHFHLTEELLADHPDFADRAQPSLDARLDVAAAAVPELAAAAAARKAIAEWGRPAGDITHLVVTTNSGGHVVGADVRLARVLGLRPTVRRTLLYLGGCSAGSGALRLAKDLAENTPGARVLVACAELNLIAFRGPEDGCLDTLILQGIFGDGAGAAVVGADPVVPVERPIFYMASASQTTIPGTEHAITGQLRKGGLDYHIAHEMPSLVGEHIAHCVADALAPLGIGIDVDVDGGGGWNGLFWAVHPGGRAILDSVEARLALAPGKLAANRRVLGEFGNMAGATVFFVLDELRRARGEGEQRGCEWGVAVAFGPGVTVETMVLRAVHF, translated from the exons ATGGCTACTCCTACTGCAGCAAGCCGCCGTCCGGCCGTCACGTcgccctgcggcggcggcggcgacggccatggccatcgccacgccgccgtgctcgccatCGGGACGGCGAACCCGGCGAGCTGGGTGACACAGGAGGAGTACGTCGACTGGTACTTCCGGGTCACCAACAGCGAGCACCTCGCTGATCTCAAGGCTAAAATGAAGAGGATAT GTGACAAATCCGGCATCAAGAAGCGCCATTTCCACCTCACCGAGGAGCTGCTCGCCGACCACCCGGACTTCGCCGACCGCGCGCAGCCGTCGCTGGACGCGCgcctcgacgtcgccgccgccgccgtcccggagctcgcggcggcggcggcggcgaggaaggccaTCGCGGAGTGGGGCCGCCCGGCCGGCGACATCACCCATCTGGTCGTCACCACCAACTCCGGCGGCCACGTGGTCGGCGCCGACGTCCGCCTGGCGAGGGTCCTCGGCCTCCGCCCCACCGTGCGCCGCACGCTGCTGTACCTCGGCGGCTGCTCCGCCGGCTCCGGCGCGCTCCGCCTGGCCAAGGACCTCGCCGAGAACACCCCCGGCGCGCGCGTCCTGGTGGCCTGCGCCGAGCTCAACCTCATCGCGTTCCGCGGCCCGGAGGATGGCTGCCTCGACACGCTCATCCTGCAAGGgatcttcggcgacggcgccggcgccgccgtcgtcggcgccgaccCGGTCGTCCCCGTCGAGCGCCCCATCTTCTACATGGCGTCCGCGTCCCAGACCACCATCCCGGGCACCGAGCACGCCATCACCGGGCAGCTCAGGAAGGGCGGCCTCGACTACCACATCGCCCACGAGATGCCGTCCCTCGTCGGCGAGCACATCGCCCACTGCGTCGCCGACGCGCTCGCCCCGCTCGGCATCGGcatcgacgtcgacgtcgacggcggcggcggctggaacgGGCTGTTCTGGGCGGTGCACCCCGGCGGGCGCGCGATCCTGGACAGCGTGGAGGCGCGGCTGGCGCTGGCGCCCGGGAAGCTGGCGGCGAACCGCCGCGTGCTGGGCGAGTTCGGGAACATGGCCGGGGCGACGGTGTTCTTCGTGCTCGACGAgctgcggcgcgcgcgcggcgaggggGAGCAGCGCGGCTGCGAGTGGGGCGTCGCCGTGGCGTTCGGGCCGGGCGTCACCGTCGAGACGATGGTGCTGCGCGCCGTGCACTTCTGA